One segment of Thermoanaerobacter kivui DNA contains the following:
- the whiA gene encoding DNA-binding protein WhiA, whose protein sequence is MSFSSATKDELARIYPEDEESKIAELAALIRMIGTISIYGNMKMSLSLTTENASVARLVFKLIKDLFGITPETMVRRSRYLKKNLSYLIFIPNRENAEMILNRVGILNYENGHVKLSYGIDKKIVKSIKAKKAYLRGAFLGGGSISDPEKAYHMEFITHNVEHGKDLSKLINSFHLNSKVIARKNNYVVYLKEGEQIVDVLNIIGAHSSLLNLENIRVYKEMRNNVNRIVNCETANLTKTINASLRQVESINYIKDSVGLDYLPPSLKEIAELRINYPDLSLKELGQMLVPPVGKSGVNHRLRKIEEISKKLKERRVQ, encoded by the coding sequence ATGTCTTTTTCATCGGCTACAAAAGACGAACTGGCAAGGATTTATCCGGAGGATGAGGAAAGTAAAATAGCAGAATTAGCAGCTTTAATACGAATGATAGGTACTATTTCTATTTATGGTAATATGAAGATGTCCTTAAGTCTTACAACAGAAAATGCCTCTGTTGCAAGATTGGTTTTTAAATTGATAAAAGACTTGTTTGGCATAACTCCTGAGACAATGGTAAGAAGAAGTAGATATCTTAAAAAAAACCTAAGCTATCTTATTTTTATTCCGAACAGAGAAAACGCAGAAATGATTTTAAATAGAGTTGGTATATTGAATTATGAAAATGGTCATGTAAAATTAAGTTATGGAATAGATAAAAAAATTGTAAAAAGTATCAAAGCTAAAAAAGCCTACTTAAGAGGAGCTTTTTTAGGGGGTGGTTCGATAAGCGATCCTGAAAAAGCTTATCACATGGAATTTATTACTCACAATGTAGAGCATGGGAAGGATTTAAGCAAATTGATAAATTCTTTCCATTTAAATTCAAAGGTTATTGCAAGAAAAAATAATTATGTAGTATACTTAAAAGAAGGAGAACAGATTGTTGATGTTTTGAATATAATAGGTGCTCACAGTTCACTTTTGAATCTTGAAAACATAAGAGTTTACAAAGAAATGAGGAACAATGTAAATCGAATTGTGAATTGTGAAACTGCAAATCTTACAAAAACAATCAATGCTTCTTTAAGACAGGTAGAAAGTATAAACTATATAAAAGATTCGGTAGGGTTGGATTATCTACCCCCAAGTTTAAAAGAAATTGCTGAGCTTCGGATTAATTATCCGGATTTGAGCTTAAAAGAACTGGGACAAATGTTAGTTCCTCCTGTCGGCAAGTCAGGAGTGAATCATAGACTTAGAAAAATTGAAGAAATATCAAAGAAATTGAAAGAGAGGAGAGTTCAATAA
- a CDS encoding glycoside hydrolase family 13 protein: protein MIKEAIFHKSDIPYAYPLDKNQLRVVLRTAVFDVDRVYILYKDRYDWLGKFKIKPMVLTHTNELFDYFETTLELNKKFVYFFYLVSEDGEKVYYTEAGFYKKRPKNGFWGFFQYPYIREKDIFFAPEWSSDCIVYQIFPERFNNGDKANDPENVRSWGERPTPDTFFGGDLQGIIDKIDYLKYLGINTIYLTPIFLSPSTHKYDTTDYYTIDPHFGDTQKARELVKKCHDNGIRVIFDAVFNHCGYDFFAFQDVIKNGEKSKYWDWFNIYEWPIKTHPKPSYEVFADTAWRMPKLMTKNPEVQKYLLEVAEYWIKEVDIDGWRLDVANEIDHHFWRKFREVVKRAKPDAIIVGEVMHDASPWLRGDQFDSVMNYPFRNAVVDFFAKRKISASRFNTMITEQLMRHMESVNRIMFNLIGSHDTERFLTLCNGMVARMKLALVFQFTFIGVPYIYYGDEVGMVGGYDPDCRGCMIWEEEKQNKSIFNFYKKLISIRRENEELRYGSYTTLYASGKVFSFKREYNGKSIIVIINNSSREEVIFLEGVSEKEDILGMGKLKRSGNMLYLEPNCGYILK, encoded by the coding sequence ATGATAAAAGAGGCGATATTTCATAAAAGCGATATACCTTACGCATATCCTTTAGATAAAAATCAACTTCGTGTAGTGTTGAGGACTGCTGTATTTGATGTAGACAGGGTATATATTTTGTACAAAGACAGATACGATTGGCTGGGAAAGTTCAAAATAAAGCCAATGGTTTTGACTCATACAAATGAACTGTTTGATTACTTTGAAACCACTTTGGAGCTGAATAAAAAGTTTGTATATTTCTTTTATCTGGTATCAGAAGATGGTGAAAAAGTATATTATACCGAAGCAGGTTTTTACAAAAAAAGGCCTAAAAATGGTTTTTGGGGATTTTTCCAATATCCTTACATACGGGAAAAAGACATTTTTTTTGCACCAGAATGGTCAAGCGATTGCATAGTGTATCAAATATTTCCGGAAAGGTTTAACAATGGGGACAAAGCAAATGACCCTGAAAATGTAAGGTCATGGGGAGAAAGGCCAACACCTGATACATTTTTTGGTGGAGACCTGCAAGGGATAATAGATAAAATAGACTACTTAAAATATTTAGGAATAAATACTATTTATCTGACTCCTATATTCTTATCACCTTCTACTCACAAATACGATACTACGGATTATTACACAATTGACCCGCATTTTGGAGATACACAAAAAGCGAGAGAGCTGGTTAAAAAGTGTCATGATAATGGAATAAGAGTGATATTTGACGCAGTTTTTAATCACTGCGGATATGATTTTTTTGCTTTTCAGGACGTCATTAAAAACGGGGAAAAATCAAAATATTGGGACTGGTTTAACATATATGAATGGCCAATAAAGACGCATCCTAAGCCTTCCTATGAGGTTTTTGCGGATACTGCTTGGAGAATGCCAAAGCTTATGACAAAAAACCCAGAAGTGCAAAAGTATTTGTTAGAAGTAGCTGAATATTGGATTAAAGAAGTAGACATAGACGGTTGGAGATTAGATGTTGCAAATGAAATAGACCATCATTTTTGGAGAAAGTTTAGAGAAGTTGTAAAAAGGGCAAAGCCAGATGCGATAATTGTGGGAGAGGTAATGCACGATGCGTCTCCGTGGCTTAGAGGGGACCAGTTTGACAGTGTCATGAACTATCCTTTTAGAAATGCAGTTGTAGACTTTTTTGCAAAAAGGAAAATTAGCGCTTCAAGGTTTAACACTATGATCACAGAACAGCTTATGAGGCATATGGAAAGTGTAAATAGGATTATGTTTAATTTGATAGGAAGTCATGATACAGAGAGATTTTTAACTTTGTGCAATGGCATGGTTGCTAGAATGAAATTAGCATTAGTGTTTCAATTTACTTTTATCGGTGTGCCTTACATTTATTATGGTGATGAAGTAGGGATGGTAGGAGGTTATGACCCTGATTGTAGAGGGTGTATGATTTGGGAAGAAGAAAAACAGAATAAGAGTATTTTTAATTTTTACAAAAAGCTCATTTCTATAAGAAGGGAAAATGAAGAGTTGAGATATGGCAGTTATACGACATTGTATGCCAGTGGAAAAGTCTTTAGTTTTAAAAGAGAATACAATGGCAAATCGATTATTGTAATAATAAATAATAGTAGCAGAGAAGAGGTAATATTTTTAGAAGGAGTGAGTGAAAAAGAAGATATTTTAGGAATGGGCAAGTTGAAGAGAAGTGGCAATATGTTGTATTTGGAACCAAACTGTGGGTATATTTTGAAGTAA
- a CDS encoding helix-turn-helix domain-containing protein — protein MNELGEFLKNERLKKGMTLEEIQEITKIRTRYLKAIEEGDFSVMPASVYAKGFVKSYAEALGLNGNEVVKKYEYLFREKEKEEIAVTSTQSYMKERRDFSQFFLILKRAIILVLIVGIIGYGFYYVVNQVKKGIAPLPQQKQSEVSTAPDEKTSLPQQETATQQEVKTTVEKVSVTSKKIEYKVLPASQSYKVDISVPGQKCWFSVKVDGLVVYEGLMTNGMSKTFDVKNSIDILMGYPPDVKITVDGVELPRVDVAAPVTIILHT, from the coding sequence ATGAATGAATTGGGAGAATTTTTAAAAAACGAGCGGCTTAAAAAGGGAATGACACTGGAGGAAATCCAGGAGATTACAAAGATCCGTACAAGGTATTTGAAGGCTATTGAAGAAGGCGATTTCAGTGTCATGCCTGCTTCTGTATATGCAAAAGGATTTGTAAAAAGTTACGCTGAAGCTTTAGGCCTTAATGGGAATGAAGTGGTTAAAAAATATGAATATTTGTTTCGTGAAAAAGAAAAGGAAGAAATTGCAGTCACCTCCACTCAGTCTTACATGAAAGAAAGGAGAGATTTTTCACAGTTTTTTTTAATATTAAAAAGAGCGATAATCTTAGTTTTAATAGTAGGGATTATAGGTTATGGCTTTTATTATGTTGTGAATCAAGTTAAAAAAGGAATTGCACCATTGCCACAACAAAAGCAATCAGAAGTTTCGACAGCTCCTGACGAAAAAACTTCTTTACCACAACAAGAGACTGCTACTCAGCAAGAGGTAAAAACAACTGTAGAAAAAGTATCTGTGACATCAAAAAAGATAGAGTATAAAGTTCTTCCGGCTTCACAAAGTTATAAAGTTGACATAAGTGTTCCCGGGCAAAAGTGCTGGTTTAGTGTAAAAGTAGATGGTTTGGTTGTTTATGAGGGACTGATGACGAATGGAATGTCCAAGACCTTTGATGTCAAAAATAGTATAGATATCTTGATGGGGTATCCTCCAGATGTTAAAATAACAGTAGACGGTGTGGAACTGCCGCGGGTAGATGTTGCGGCACCTGTTACAATAATTTTACACACATAG